One Chitinophaga sp. H8 DNA window includes the following coding sequences:
- a CDS encoding RagB/SusD family nutrient uptake outer membrane protein, whose translation MKTWYRIGLLLCLLISMDGCKKFLEVKPLDTLSGNDFWKNKVDADKAVIGAYNKLLSKFTNSTLYNNADFRAGNWNWFGKDNLRALGLNLMTSGWLGSSDNTADGKSWATFYQAIAAANLCIDRIPKIEQSDFTTAEKNTLVAEAKFIRSFIYFFMVRMYGDVPLQFDAYDISIRPRVKMEEVLKTCLEDMASCKDDLPVSYSDPANRAVRATQGAALTLMAHMNMWLAGFDKANVNKYWQNAADLSKEVMDLHAYELVPYTKESFQNIFKGRSEEGIFELSLDINYGVEFHSLICQWTLHKPIINSALDNGASSEITPMIKHLNRMYPPGEPDNRFTLWFDDPYSQNNGKSAMFLKFSSVSNPDTRDYDANFILFRYADLILLRAEALANLKQDGEAITLLNMIRKRAGARLYTGNTGKPLQDAIFLEREKELMGEGHIWYDLVRTGRVMDKEACENYLTTEQMAKRAWTWPIYDDAVKNNPLITQNDYWVK comes from the coding sequence ATGAAAACATGGTACAGAATTGGGCTGCTGTTGTGCTTGCTGATAAGCATGGATGGCTGTAAGAAATTTCTGGAAGTAAAACCGCTGGACACACTTTCGGGAAATGATTTCTGGAAGAATAAAGTAGATGCGGATAAGGCGGTTATAGGTGCTTATAATAAGTTACTGTCAAAGTTTACGAATAGTACATTGTATAACAATGCGGATTTTCGGGCAGGCAACTGGAACTGGTTTGGAAAGGATAATCTGCGTGCATTGGGCTTAAATTTGATGACATCCGGCTGGCTGGGAAGCAGTGATAATACCGCTGATGGTAAATCATGGGCAACCTTTTATCAGGCAATTGCAGCTGCTAATCTGTGTATTGACAGGATTCCCAAGATAGAGCAAAGCGATTTTACGACCGCAGAAAAAAATACCCTGGTAGCAGAAGCGAAGTTTATCCGTTCTTTCATTTACTTCTTTATGGTACGTATGTACGGAGATGTCCCCCTGCAATTTGATGCTTATGATATCAGTATCCGGCCAAGGGTAAAAATGGAAGAGGTATTGAAAACCTGCCTGGAGGATATGGCTTCCTGTAAAGATGATTTGCCGGTAAGTTATTCGGATCCTGCTAACCGGGCTGTAAGAGCCACACAGGGGGCAGCGCTTACCTTGATGGCACATATGAACATGTGGCTGGCAGGATTTGATAAAGCCAATGTGAATAAATACTGGCAGAATGCAGCTGATCTTTCAAAAGAAGTGATGGACCTGCACGCTTACGAACTGGTTCCCTATACCAAGGAATCATTTCAGAACATCTTTAAAGGCCGTTCCGAAGAAGGAATCTTTGAATTGTCGCTTGATATTAACTACGGAGTAGAGTTCCATTCGCTGATTTGCCAATGGACCCTGCATAAACCTATTATTAATTCAGCATTGGATAATGGTGCCAGCAGTGAAATCACCCCGATGATCAAACACCTGAACCGGATGTATCCTCCCGGAGAACCTGACAACCGTTTTACACTCTGGTTTGATGATCCTTACAGCCAGAATAACGGCAAGTCGGCCATGTTCCTGAAATTTTCTTCTGTATCTAACCCGGATACGAGAGATTATGATGCCAACTTTATCCTGTTCCGTTATGCTGACCTGATTTTATTACGGGCAGAAGCACTGGCCAATCTTAAACAGGATGGCGAAGCCATTACTTTATTAAACATGATCCGGAAACGCGCAGGGGCCAGATTGTATACTGGCAACACCGGAAAACCTTTGCAGGATGCTATTTTCCTGGAAAGAGAAAAAGAGCTGATGGGCGAAGGGCATATATGGTATGACTTAGTACGTACCGGACGGGTGATGGATAAGGAAGCGTGCGAAAACTATCTCACAACAGAACAGATGGCCAAACGTGCCTGGACATGGCCCATCTATGATGATGCCGTAAAGAACAATCCGCTGATTACACAAAATGATTACTGGGTGAAATAA